A region from the Penaeus monodon isolate SGIC_2016 chromosome 17, NSTDA_Pmon_1, whole genome shotgun sequence genome encodes:
- the LOC119583837 gene encoding uncharacterized protein LOC119583837, protein MAVTSLIVVTLCFAAGQVTSAATDKKTKCGFESKGVYIAVTSEAEKVNDEYLRWLEAHWFGMVDVEDGDWVGLWSHDPEEGLDAPLGEYSVSTTDGSFRTGQRWNGSLIPDDLTGTQDMCLPYWVGYVNKGMLTHSSCLMIRPHWLSGLRASLMDTRLSKVVLPGSHDAGASGHFGLAIIGDLVGRWTFTQDESLWQQLVLGSRYLDIRIAYYNNTQEKFFINHGEVRIAPLQGYLDNVASFMEQTEEIVIFDIHGLQLGFDGHPERHEELIKLLESNFQKWMVPKSLSPDPTLGEIWTSGSRLIVTYPSSEASASPYFWNNVYHLWGDVNEVEDLEAFLYTSVPQQVNRGSLWSSMAELTPTVLDVTLDRWGGLRGAAAVTNTPVTQWVREDLWDQVNIVAMDFLPASDVVAIAIEANKLKTECVGKKRLTDRARRWMSVKDNYVNDVQAVVGNQMCADLVGAGGVGVRVWPSLQALPRRQTNNLQFRLIQINWEAEEVQEGDWIGVFERNPKEPPARSAESSAPDDGAPGRGAAILWEMPRPLFWDTPFSTSGRLTTNVSETRPELAALAVGGCIGHWVGYVRNGLCVAAQCLAAHPQWLWDNKDVLGSRSLRSLMLPGTHNAGSYSVKDTDDVVTAWVVCQDEDIISQLLYGIRYLDLRVGYYPDSPELLWINHDLVRWRPLVEVLGQINAFLTISRDPVLIDIHRMPVGFEHHEAIQLLLSTMNETLGDHFLSERYGSQVTLDQVWATGKRAIFAFADIDVSEEEDWVWPPLPQAWANAQTLEDLRGYLDTQMARRAASPRLWAAMVHLTPTFLDLLFRSHEGVRGMADRANPAVTIWLQKRWAHLANIVASDFFRGNDIVNVAIRTNLALSVCPSTSSHVASPLRRSTGFRLSELPRKLSNPIWETIKNFEEDLPHTSSAPRLSTPPSLLMSFTSTTPPFQRITTSSPPDVTTPPYQRVTTPPYQRVTQTPHYRSHGTISTGTRVRTTSSPTTTSPPPSTASPSSSPSPSVSSPASTLLTKRIQEDNSIPEGLEPQRPVSESIDLSLISPIHSILDLFGFDTTDTRPERQRQDTSQGGTSSTQETMTSDDETEKYSKKLDSITTTDDASDPRTEDDPTDDPPIVVSLLNDQPVMTSSTTFISRVKPTTSQALPDRPLLSSSGGTGRMNESIKQESRQVTA, encoded by the exons ATGGCAGTGACGTCATTAATCGTGGTGACCTTGTGTTTCGCTGCGGGTCAGGTCACCAGCGCTGCGACTGACAAGAAAACAA AATGTGGATTTGAAAGCAAAGGAGTGTACATCGCAGTAACGTCGGAAGCGGAGAAGGTGAATGATGAGTACCTTCGGTGGTTGGAAGCCCATTGGTTTGGCATGGTCGATGTCGAGGACGGCGACTGGGTAGGGCTGTGGAGCCATGACCCCGAAGAAGGCCTTGACGCACCGCTGGGCGAATACTCAGTCTCCACTACAGACGGGAGCTTCAGGACAGGTCAGCGCTGGAATGGAAGCCTCATCCCTGACGACTTGACTGGGACGCAAGATATGTGTCTTCCTTACTGGGTCGGTTATGTGAATAAGGGAATGCTGACTCACTCATCTTGCCTGATGATACGACCGCATTGGCTATCAGGTCTACGCGCCAGTCTGATGGACACGAGGTTATCGAAGGTGGTTCTGCCCGGATCTCACGACGCCGGAGCTTCAGGGCACTTTGGCCTGGCGATCATCGGGGACCTCGTGGGCCGTTGGACCTTCACCCAGGACGAGAGCCTGTGGCAGCAACTGGTGCTTGGGTCCCGCTACCTGGACATCAGGATCGCTTATTACAATAACACGCAGGAAAAGTTTTTCATTAATCACGGGGAGGTTCGGATCGCTCCCCTTCAGGGTTATCTCGACAACGTTGCCTCGTTCATGGAGCAAACCGAAGAAATTGTGATTTTCGACATCCATGGGTTGCAACTCGGGTTTGATGGACATCCTGAACGTCACGAAGAACTAATAAAACTTCTAGAATCTAATTTCCAGAAGTGGATGGTACCAAAGTCACTCTCGCCAGACCCGACGCTGGGCGAAATATGGACGAGCGGCAGTCGGCTGATTGTCACGTATCCGTCCTCAGAAGCTTCAGCCTCGCCTTACTTTTGGAATAACGTCTATCACTTGTGGGGCGATGTGAATGAGGTCGAGGATCTAGAAGCTTTTCTTTACACCTCCGTCCCGCAACAAGTGAATCGCGGATCCCTGTGGTCCTCCATGGCAGAGTTAACGCCGACGGTGCTGGATGTGACGCTGGACCGCTGGGGCGGACTTCGGGGCGCGGCGGCCGTCACCAACACGCCTGTCACGCAGTGGGTCAGGGAGGACCTGTGGGACCAAGTCAACATTGTCGCGATGGACTTCCTTCCCGCGTCCGACGTGGTGGCTATCGCCATTGAAGCCAACAAGCTGAAAACAGAATGCGTAGGAAAGAAGCGGCTGACAGACCGCGCCCGGCGATGGATGTCTGTCAAGGATAACTATGTCAACGACGTGCAGGCTGTCGTTGGCAATCAAA TGTGCGCCGACCTTGTGGGCGCCGGAGGTGTGGGCGTGCGAGTGTGGCCCTCGTTGCAGGCTTTACCAAGGAGGCAGACCAACAACCTGCAGTTCCGGCTCATTCAA ATCAActgggaggcggaggaggtgcAGGAGGGCGACTGGATCGGCGTGTTTGAGCGGAATCCGAAGGAACCTCCTGCCAGGTCGGCGGAGTCCTCAGCCCCTGACGATGGGGCTCCGGGCAGGGGCGCCGCGATCCTGTGGGAGATGCCGCGACCACTCTTCTGGGACACGCCCTTCTCCACGAGCGGCAGGTTGACTACCAACGTCTCGGAAACTCGGCCTGAG CTTGCCGCGTTGGCTGTGGGCGGTTGCATCGGTCACTGGGTGGGATACGTACGCAATGGGCTGTGTGTGGCCGCCCAGTGCCTCGCCGCGCACCCACAGTGGCTTTGGGATAACAA AGACGTGCTAGGATCCCGTTCCCTGAGGTCCCTCATGCTCCCAGGGACTCACAACGCCGGCTCGTACTCCGTGAAGGACACTGACGACGTAGTGACAGCCTGGGTGGTGTGTCAGGACGAGGACATCATCAGCCAGCTCCTCTACGGCATCAG GTATCTGGACCTGCGAGTGGGTTACTACCCTGACAGCCCGGAGCTCCTGTGGATCAACCACGACCTGGTGCGGTGGCGGCCCCTGGTGGAGGTGCTCGGCCAGATCAACGCGTTTCTGACCATCTCGCGCGACCCTGTCCTCATTGACATCCACCGCATGCCCGTTGGCTTTGAGCACCACGAGGCCATCCAGCTTCTCCTCTCCACTATGAACGAGACTCTTGGAGATCACTTCCTTTCAGAGCGGTATGGGTCACAGGTTACTCTGGACCAAGTGTGGGCCACAGGGAAGAGGGCCATCTTCGCCTTCGCTGACATCGACGTCTCTGAAGAGGAGGACTGGGTGTGGCCGCCCCTTCCCCAGGCCTGGGCTAATGCGCAAACACTGGAGGACCTGCGGGGCTACCTTGACACGCAGATGGCTCGGCGGGCGGCGTCCCCAAGATTGTGGGCTGCCATGGTGCACCTCACACCCACCTTCTTGGACCTGCTCTTCCGCTCTCATGAGGGCGTGCGGGGAATGGCCGACCGCGCCAACCCTGCTGTCACCATTTGGCTACAGAAGCGGTGGGCACACCTGGCCAATATTGTGGCTTCAGATTTCTTCAGAGGCAATGACATAGTCAATGTTGCTATCAG GACAAACCTAgctctgtctgtgtgtccttCGACTAGTTCTCATGTAGCATCTCCGCTGCGAAGGTCCACCGGCTTCAGGCTCTCGGAATTACCAAGGAAATTATCAAACCCTATCTGGGAGACCATCAAAAACTTTGAGGAGGACCTGCCACACACCTCCTCTGCTCCGCGCCTGTCCACCCCACCCTCACTGCTCATGAGCTTCACCTCTACCACACCTCCGTTCCAAAGGATCACCACCTCTTCACCACCAGACGTCACCACACCTCCATATCAGAGAGTCACCACACCTCCATACCAAAGAGTCACCCAAACTCCTCACTACAGATCGCATGGCACCATCTCTACGGGCACACGTGTGAGGACCACCAGCTCTCCTACAACAACCTCACCGCCTCCTTCGACCGCCTCACCTTCCTCATCGCCATCCCCATCAGTATCCTCGCCAGCTTCTACTTTACTCACCAAGAGGATTCAGGAAGACAACAGCATTCCAGAAGGCCTCGAACCCCAGAGACCCGTTTCCGAGTCCATCGACTTGTCTTTAATTTCTCCCATACATTCGATATTAGATTTATTTGGCTTCGACACCACAGATACTCGTCCAGAGAGGCAACGGCAAGACACATCACAGGGAGGAACATCGTCTACCCAAGAAACGATGACATCTGATGACGAAACAGAAAAGTACTCAAAGAAATTGGATTCTATCACGACGACTGACGATGCAAGCGACCCAAGGACAGAGGATGATCCAACGGACGACCCGCCAATAGTAGTAAGTCTACTAAACGATCAGCCCGTTATGACCTCTTCCACGACCTTTATATCTCGTGTTAAACCGACTACCTCTCAGGCGCTCCCGGATAGACCTTTGTTATCATCGTCAGGAGGTACAGGGCGAATGAATGAATCGATAAAACAGGAGAGCCGGCAGGTTACCGCGTAA